Proteins co-encoded in one Brassica rapa cultivar Chiifu-401-42 chromosome A02, CAAS_Brap_v3.01, whole genome shotgun sequence genomic window:
- the LOC103854508 gene encoding NADH dehydrogenase [ubiquinone] 1 alpha subcomplex subunit 2: MAWRGNISKSLKELRILLCQSSPASASARTFVEMNYRDLKTLNPKFPFLIRECSGIQPQLWARYDMGVERCVNLDGMSESQILKSLEDLVKAGGATKA; encoded by the exons ATGGCGTGGAGAGGAAACATATCGAAGTCTCTCAAAGAGCTCAGGATCCTTCTCTGTCAATCCTCCCCTGCTAGCGCTTCCGCCAG GACGTTCGTGGAGATGAATTACAGAGATTTGAagactctaaaccctaagttcCCCTTCCTGATCCGCGAATGCAGTGGGATCCAGCCTCAGTTGTGGGCACGATATG ATATGGGAGTGGAGAGGTGTGTAAACTTGGATGGGATGAGCGAGTCACAGATTCTCAAGTCTCTTGAAGACCTTGTCAAAGCCGGAGGAGCAACAAAAGCCTAA
- the LOC103855060 gene encoding uncharacterized protein LOC103855060 gives MLYCFQISGMELELPNRLYGEGLEPQVKKINNSCRLKLLELLKEKMEPEFDEVMKDPIFSQIMVIQKNDLKFSARLVHSFLCKELMTSKRHEKWFTFARRPLRFGLQEYHAVTGLKVKRENNSGLVTWKDDNGFWSKQIKTNGKINLQIIKKKHLEESNTWTWVDRVRLIYLCVIMGVVMGKDEKVNIPHLYMKLAMDLEKLRNYPWGLYSFDFLLKQIDKTRHKLEQKEGYLMEGFLFGFQIWIMEAVPALGEICGTKVSKDFTGPLCGNWRGCAKCSYEDIIGVENLFPENGILHSFMESHIDGVVLLATDFVQKDEKKDERVDRILDMINSKHDWNNHVWGVKEGTNSEFEESGEEKGEDQTADTERGENSHVAGNVDGTADVSGRNKRKHADRGAESRKKNVLCHLAASSKGNIDTDMKNFLEDLVQASFTAFGEKFCQQFSDRLGKIETEVTQLRTASERTEQFETVVTDRLGKIEAEVTQLRTSLVVTELVGKSDQASGPSLTKINSGPSTSKKGTAPTKKKAVKNQELKTADSCVNLPRAKVTQSSASDLRMGTQEFLESCMKNLPLDTFVKGLNPSQAKVEDSLDWLELPKSLKKPTDSLELQKSLKKPAVRLDDRDIELDGENFPDRCLVFVHPTDFKKMQDWQDTRTAIQIGPSMLDGDLAGRIMSASSWLKNYEIDAIMYVFRERTTLKRWNVDRVAFMTCVFSDLIAKDYQNFCKGIKKPTCQHFSNTVQQRNYGKLSRRTQRRIYRLCRIVCPNVIPVSMKLTSSPLSDICFHKIRSNCWTDIANMSKRLLEINHSISL, from the exons atgttgtattgttttcaaatttcaggTATGGAGTTGGAGTTGCCTAATCGTTTATACGGTGAGGGATTGGAACCTCAGGTTAAGAAGATTAATAACAGCTGCCGACTAAAACTTCTCGAGTtgctaaaagaaaaaatggaacCAGAATTCGATGAAGTTATGAAAGATCCCATTTTTTCACAGATTATGGTTATCCAGAAGAATGATCTGAAGTTTTCGGCGAGGTTGGTACACTCTTTTTTGTGTAAGGAGTTGATGACAAGCAAGAGACATGAGAAGTGGTTCACTTTCGCTAGGAGACCTCTGCGTTTTGGATTGCAAGAGTATCATGCTGTCACTGGTCTGAAAGTGAAGCGAGAGAATAACAGTGGGCTAGTGACATGGAAAGACGATAATGGTTTTTGGAGCAAGCAGATAAAGAcaaatggaaaaataaatttgcaGATCATAAAAAAGAAGCATTTGGAAGAGAGCAATACCTGGACTTGGGTTGATAGGGTGAGACTGATATATCTTTGCGTTATTATGGGTGTGGTGATGGGAAAGGATGAGAAGGTGAATATCCCGCATCTGTACATGAAGTTGGCGatggatttggagaagcttcggAATTATCCATGGGGTCTGTATTCGTTTGATTTCCTTCTGAAGCAAATTGATAAAACAAGGCATAAATTAGAGCAGAAAGAGGGGTATCTGATGGAAGGATTCTTGTTTGGTTTCCAAATTTGGATAATGGAAGCTGTTCCTGCTTTAGGAGAGATTTGTGGCACAAAAGTCAGTAAAGATTTTACAGGTCCACTGTGTGGTAATTGGAGAGGATGTGCAAAATGTTCTTATGAAGATATCATTGGCGTTGAGAACTTATTCCCAGAAAAC GGAATTTTGCATTCATTCATGGAATCCCACATAGATGGAGTGGTCCTTTTGGCAACTGATTTTGTACAGAAGGATGAGAAGAAAGATGAAAGAGTAGATCGTATTTTAGATATGATCAATAGTAAACATGATTGGAACAATCATGTTTGGGGAGTAAAAGAAGGTACGAACTCTGAATTTGAGGAATCTGGCGAAGAGAAAGGAGAGGATCAAACAGCTGATACTGAGAGAGGTGAAAATAGTCATGTTGCAGGGAATGTTGATGGCACAGCTGATGTTTCGGGAAGAAACAAGAGAAAGCATGCAGACCGAGGAGCAGAGTCAAGGAAAAAGAATGTTTTGTGCCACCTAGCTGCTTCATCAAAAGGAAATATTGACACAGATATGAAAAATTTCTTGGAGGATCTGGTACAAGCTTCTTTTACTGCTTTTGGGGAGAAATTCTGTCAGCAGTTCTCGGACAGGTTGGGTAAGATTGAGACTGAGGTTACACAACTCAGGACAGCTTCAGAGAGAACTGAGCAATTTGAGACCGTTGTAACCGACAGATTGGGGAAAATTGAGGCTGAGGTTACACAGCTCAGGACAAGTTTAGTGGTGACTGAATTGGTGGGAAAGAGTGATCAAGCAAGCGGTCCTAGCTTGACCAAAATCAACAGTGGTCCTAGCACCAGCAAAAAAGGAACTGCTCCAACAAAGAAAAAG GCTGTAAAAAACCAAGAGTTAAAGACTGCTGATTCGTGTGTCAATTTACCTCGTGCAAAAGTTACTCAATCATCAGCTAGTGATCTTCGTATGGGTACACAAGAGTTTTTGGAAAGTTGCATGAAGAACCTTCCATTAGACACATTTGTGAAAGGTTTGAATCCTTCTCAAGCTAAAGTCGAAGATTCATTGGATTGGTTGGAACTTCCTAAATCATTGAAGAAGCCAACAGATTCATTGGAACTTCAAAAATCATTGAAGAAGCCAGCGGTCCGATTAGATGACCGAGATATAGAGCTAGACGGCGAAAATTTCCCTGATCGCTGCTTGGTGTTTGTGCATCCTACAGATTTTAAGAAGATGCAGGACTGGCAAGATACACGAAC AGCTATACAGATTGGTCCTTCTATGTTAGACGGTGATCTAGCCGGACGTATTATGTCTGCCAGCAGTTGGCTTAAAAACTAC GAAATTGATGCTATAATGTATGTTTTCCGGGAAAGAACAACATTGAAACGATGGAACGTAGATCGTGTTGCTTTCATGACATGCGTCTTCAGCGACCTCATTGCTAAGGATTACCAGAATTTCTGTAAGGGAATTAAAAA ACCAACGTGTCAGCATTTCTCTAATACTGTCCAACAAAGGAATTACGGGAAACTCTCTCGGCGAACGCAACGCAGAATTTATCGACTCTGCAGGATTGTTTGTCCTAATGTCATACCTGTATCCATGAAATTGACATCTAGCCCACTTTCTGACATCTGCTTCCATAAGATACGTTCCAATTGCTGGACTGATATTGCAAACATGAGCAAACGTCTTCTTGAAATCAACCACTCTATAAGCCTTTGA
- the LOC103854510 gene encoding uncharacterized protein LOC103854510 isoform X2, translating into MKKATALMKHVVALLSSAARAKSIAIKNKTSAFKTRLLMLSLVKHEKLGFRSISNKIHNLLGHSDQEQDYNHDQDNSKAIILYNNGEVAHCESYDVQDEENDKYPDLRHTLFEGEEDFGDLEEGQGSSVIDMVRNSKEEEGESFKLEDEIDHVADLFISRFHKQMKLQKLLSFKSY; encoded by the exons ATGAAGAAAGCTACGGCATTGATGAAACATGTCGTTGCATTGTTGAGTTCCGCAGCAAGGGCGAAATCTATAGCCATAAAGAACAAAACAAGTGCTTTCAAGACGAGACTCCTCATGTTGTCCCTTGTGAAACACGAAAAGCTCGGGTTCCGTTCAATTTCCAACAAGATCCACAACCTCCTAGGCCATTCAGATCAAGAGCAAGACTACAACCATGACCAAGACAATAGCAAGGCTATAATCCTCTACAACAACGGGGAAGTGGCTCACTGTGAGAGTTATGACGTACAAGACGAGGAAAACGACAAGTATCCTGATCTGAGGCACACGTTGTTCGAAGGAGAGGAGGATTTTGGGGACTTGGAGGAAGGCCAAGGAAGTTCTGTGATAGATATGGTGAGGAACtcgaaggaagaagaaggagagagtTTCAAGCTAGAAGATGAGATCGACCATGTAGCGGATCTCTTCATTTCAAGGTTTCATAAGCAGATGAAGCTTCAGAAACTCTTGTCCTTTAAGAG TTATTAA
- the LOC103854510 gene encoding uncharacterized protein LOC103854510 isoform X1, whose translation MKKATALMKHVVALLSSAARAKSIAIKNKTSAFKTRLLMLSLVKHEKLGFRSISNKIHNLLGHSDQEQDYNHDQDNSKAIILYNNGEVAHCESYDVQDEENDKYPDLRHTLFEGEEDFGDLEEGQGSSVIDMVRNSKEEEGESFKLEDEIDHVADLFISRFHKQMKLQKLLSFKRYEE comes from the coding sequence ATGAAGAAAGCTACGGCATTGATGAAACATGTCGTTGCATTGTTGAGTTCCGCAGCAAGGGCGAAATCTATAGCCATAAAGAACAAAACAAGTGCTTTCAAGACGAGACTCCTCATGTTGTCCCTTGTGAAACACGAAAAGCTCGGGTTCCGTTCAATTTCCAACAAGATCCACAACCTCCTAGGCCATTCAGATCAAGAGCAAGACTACAACCATGACCAAGACAATAGCAAGGCTATAATCCTCTACAACAACGGGGAAGTGGCTCACTGTGAGAGTTATGACGTACAAGACGAGGAAAACGACAAGTATCCTGATCTGAGGCACACGTTGTTCGAAGGAGAGGAGGATTTTGGGGACTTGGAGGAAGGCCAAGGAAGTTCTGTGATAGATATGGTGAGGAACtcgaaggaagaagaaggagagagtTTCAAGCTAGAAGATGAGATCGACCATGTAGCGGATCTCTTCATTTCAAGGTTTCATAAGCAGATGAAGCTTCAGAAACTCTTGTCCTTTAAGAGGTATGAAGAATAG
- the LOC103854504 gene encoding uncharacterized protein LOC103854504, which produces CTRRGNSKIRQEVSQLLLESSGLSLSLFFVSLDSLSPVFFADAYYAMKGDFKAETMEIDSGGETFALDNKPSSARDLLSAARRLVDQGQPSQALHAVVMAMRTQGGDEAVLQILNRTRELYKRRIQETASVDQLASLFAECAIREAEPLGHQPTSADLFCSTKERVTADAHGVSILEKSGRSQIMLDAFADGSSFICLKCGGLVSVHRRDEHYAYWCSNM; this is translated from the exons tgtacGAGGAGAGGAAATAGTAAAATCCGACAAGAAGTTTCGCAACTCCTCCTAGAATCTtctggtctctctctctctctcttttttgtctCTTTGGATTCTCTCTCCCCTGTGTTCTTTGCAGATGCATATTACGCAATGAAGGGTGATTTCAAAGCCGAGACGATGGAGATAGACTCCGGTGGTGAGACTTTCGCTCTTGACAACAAACCATCCAGCGCCAGGGATTTGCTCTCCGCCGCTCGGAGGCTCGTCGATCAAGGCCAGCCTTCACAAGCTCTCCATGCC GTGGTGATGGCAATGAGGACCCAAGGAGGAGATGAGGCGGTACTCCAGATACTGAACCGTACCCGTGAACTCTACAAGCGTAGAATCCAAGAAACAGCTAGTGTAGATCAGCTGGCTTCTTTATTTGCGGAGTGTGCCATTAGAGAAGCAGAGCCTCTTGGGCACCAGCCAACATCAGCAGACTTGTTTTGTAGTACCAAAGAAAGAGTCACAGCGGATGCTCATGGCGTATCTATTCTGGAGAAAAGCGGGAGGTCACAGATCATGCTTGATGCCTTTGCTGACGGTAGCAGCTTTATCTGTCTGAAATGCGGTGGTCTTGTGAGCGTCCATAGGAGAGATGAACACTATGCGTACTGGTGTAGTAATATGTGA
- the LOC103854506 gene encoding protein ACCELERATED CELL DEATH 6, with the protein MGRPDVDFDGRVAQPSIPPINNVISTPSLNGETISMDPKTMSAVRAGNVNYLRDNYSYVRLAPRLVTNHGNTMLHLAASSGHASLVRYLINQCPSLLMKSNLMDEVVLHVAARTGHLDVMLNLVDFIIEISRNAVGVAKRIYFAKNKNQDTALHVALKEKHMLVASYLVSTEKDLSFVANSDGFSPLYLAIEAGQADLVTAMCHQSSDLRSKVGGRSIVHAALKAKRKDILTALLRKDASLIDLRDEGRTCLSFGASIGYYEGICYLLDKYLDMVYLSDDDGLFPIHMAAKYGHVKILEEILKRCPEALELLDKDGQNVLHVAARNGKLEPIKFILRIYKDKNKKKLVNEQDVDGNTPLHLATKNWHPKVVSMLTWDNRVDLTKTNNKGFTALDVAEDNIVSNYVFHQRLTWLALRSGGTPRSPTTNDRRIIMKLADGGRYKDQVNTLLLVATLVATMTFTAGLTLPGGYNGSAPNLGMAVLTKKTAFQVFLVCDTLAMYSSIIIIVALLWAQLGDISIILKAFYMALPFLGLALTSMSIAFMAGTYAAVSHVPLLGCFVLGIGVIFLLVLLLFLVPYVAPIGNIQSILGHLLYYPYFLRLLAAGDNINNND; encoded by the exons ATGGGAAGGCCTGATGTGGACTTTGATGGACGAGTAGCACAACCTTCAATACCACCAATAAACAATGTTATATCCACACCATCTCTCAATGGTGAAACTATATCGATGGATCCAAAGACGATGTCTGCCGTAAGAGCGGGTAATGTAAATTACCTGAGAGATAACTACAGCTACGTTAGACTTGCTCCACGCTTAGTGACCAATCATGGAAATACAATGCTTCATCTTGCTGCATCATCGGGTCATGCCAGTCTAGTCCGTTATCTGATCAACCAATGCCCAAGTTTGCTGATGAAGTCAAACCTGATGGATGAAGTTGTTCTCCATGTTGCAGCAAGAACAGGCCATCTTGATGTTATGTTGAATCTAGTTGATTTCATAATAGAGATATCTCGTAATGCTGTCGGTGTTGCAAAAAGGATATATTTTGCTAAGAACAAAAACCAAGACACTGCTTTGCATGTTGCCTTAAAAGAGAAACACATGTTGGTCGCTTCCTATTTGGTCTCTACAGAGAAAGATTTGTCTTTCGTTGCCAACAGCGATGGGTTTTCTCCCTTGTACCTTGCTATAGAAGCTGGACAGGCAGATCTTGTAACAGCTATGTGTCACCAATCATCTGATTTACGTTCAAAGGTTGGAGGAAGATCCATCGTACATGCGGCACTGAAAGCTAAGAGGAAAG ATATCCTTACTGCTTTACTCAGAAAAGATGCAAGTCTTATTGACTTGAGAGATGAAGGACGGACTTGTCTTTCTTTTGGAGCGTCCATAGGATATTATGAAGGGATCTGCTATCTCTTGGACAAATATCTAGACATGGTTTATCTCAGCGATGATGATGGCTTGTTTCCCATTCATATGGCGGCCAAATATGGCCATGTCAAAATTCTTGAGGAAATACTTAAACGTTGTCCAGAGGCACTTGAGCTGCTTGACAAAGACGGTCAAAATGTTCTTCACGTTGCAGCAAGGAATGGAAAACTTGAACCCATCAAGTTTATCCTAAGAATTTATAAGGATAAGAACAAGAAAAAGTTGGTTAATGAACAAGATGTGGATGGAAATACACCGTTGCATCTAGCCACCAAAAATTGGCACCCTAAAGTTGTTAGTATGCTTACTTGGGACAATAGAGTTGACCTTACGAAAACAAACAACAAGGGTTTCACAGCTTTGGATGTCGCCGAGGATAACATTGTTTCAAACTATGTATTCCATCAG AGATTGACTTGGTTGGCTTTGCGGAGTGGTGGTACACCAAGGAGTCCAACTACAAATGATCGTAGAATAATCATGAAGTTAGCAGATGGTGGGAGGTACAAAGATCAAGTCAATACTCTTCTGCTGGTTGCAACTCTTGTAGCCACCATGACTTTTACTGCAGGACTCACATTACCAGGTGGTTACAACGGTTCTGCTCCCAACTTGGGAATGGCCGTTTTGACCAAGAAAACAGCTTTCCAAGTCTTTCTTGTATGCGATACATTGGCAATGTACTCTTCCATCATTATTATAGTTGCCCTCCTTTGGGCACAGCTCGGTGATATTTCTATCATACTCAAAGCGTTCTACATGGCACTTCCATTTCTCGGACTTGCGCTTACGTCAATGTCGATAGCGTTTATGGCTGGCACATATGCAGCGGTAAGCCACGTCCCTTTGCTTGGTTGCTTCGTTTTGGGTATCGGTGTCATCTTCCTGCTGGTCTTGTTGCTGTTCCTTGTTCCTTACGTGGCTCCAATTGGTAATATCCAATCCATTCTCGGACACCTTTTATACTACCCCTATTTCCTTAGGCTTTTGGCTGCTGGTGACAACATCAACAATAATGACTAG
- the LOC103854509 gene encoding respiratory burst oxidase homolog protein D yields the protein MRRGSSGNDHELGILRRTNSDTKSDNETIPSNRSAFSGPLGRPKRASKKNARFAADLPRRSNSISGVGGREDDEYVEITLDIRDDSVAVHSVQQASPGGPQNLEDPELTLLTKKTLESSLNKSSSLSFFRSTSSRIKNASRELRRVFSRRPSPAVRRFDRTSSAAIHALKGLKFIATKTAAWPAVEERFDKLSLDSNGLLLSSKFWECLGMNKESKDFADQLFRALAHRNNISGDAITKDQLRFFWEQISDESFDAKLQVFFDMVDKDEDGRVTEEEVAEIISLSASANKLSNIQKQAKEYAALIMEELDPDNAGYIMIENLEMLLLQAPNQSVRIGDSRILSQMLSQKLKPTTESNPLVRWSEKIKYFVIDNWQRIWIMMLWLAICAGLFTYKFIEYRNNKDAFGVMRYCVCVAKGGAETLKFNMALILLPVCRNTITWLRNKTKLGVVVPFDDNLNFHKVIASGIVVGVLLHVVSHLACDFPRLLAADEETYEPMVQYFGEQPESYWHFVKEVEGWTGIVMVVLMVIAFTLATPWFRRNKLNLPNFLKKLTGFNAFWYSHHLFIIVYTLLIVHGIKLYLTKIWYKKTTWMYLAVPILLYGSERLIRAFRSSIKPVKIVKVAVYPGNVLSLHMTKPQGFKYKSGQYMFVNCRAVSPFEWHPFSITSAPGDDYVSVHIRTLGDWTRKLKTVFSEVCKPPTAGKSGLLRADGGDSIAFPKILIDGPYGAPAQDYKKYDVVLLVGLGIGATPMISILKDIINNMKSRDRDSDIENNSSNGNSKGFRTRKAYFYWVTREQGSFEWFKGIMDEVSELDDEGIIELHNYCTSVYEEGDARVALIAMLQSLQHAKNGVDVVSGTRVKSHFAKPNWRQVYKRIAVQHPDKRIGVFYCGAPGLTKDLKNLALDFSRKTSTKFDFHKENF from the exons ATGAGACGAGGCAGTTCAGGTAACGACCATGAACTTGGGATTCTACGAAGAACTAACTCAGACACCAAGTCCGACAACGAAACCATCCCCAGCAACCGTTCCGCCTTCAGCGGCCCGCTTGGCCGGCCAAAACGCGCGTCCAAGAAAAACGCTAGGTTCGCTGCGGATCTCCCTAGGAGAAGCAACAGTATCAGCGGTGTCGGTGGCCGTGAAGACGATGAGTACGTGGAGATCACGCTAGACATCAGGGATGACTCGGTGGCCGTCCACAGCGTCCAGCAAGCGAGCCCCGGAGGACCTCAGAATCTTGAGGATCCAGAGCTGACACTCTTGACTAAGAAGACGCTCGAGAGCAGCCTTAACAAGTCCAGCTCACTTTCCTTCTTCCGTAGCACCTCCTCGCGCATCAAGAACGCATCACGCGAGCTCCGCCGCGTATTCTCCAGACGCCCTTCCCCCGCCGTGAGGCGTTTTGACCGCACTAGCTCGGCCGCCATCCACGCTCTCAAAGGTCTCAAGTTCATCGCCACCAAGACCGCCGCGTGGCCAGCGGTGGAAGAACGGTTCGATAAACTCTCTCTAGATTCCAACGGCCTCTTACTCTCTTCCAAGTTTTGGGAATGCTTAG GAATGAACAAGGAATCAAAAGACTTTGCTGACCAGCTCTTTAGAGCACTAGCGCACCGGAACAACATCTCCGGCGATGCAATCACCAAGGATCAGCTCAGGTTCTTCTGGGAACAGATATCAGATGAAAGCTTTGATGCAAAACTCCAAGTCTTCTTTGAcat GGTGGATAAAGATGAAGATGGGCGAGTAACAGAAGAAGAGGTGGCTGAG ATTATTAGTCTCAGTGCTTCGGCAAACAAACTCTCCAATATTCAGAAGCAGGCCAAAGAATATGCAGCCCTGATAatggaagagttggacccagaTAATGCTGGTTACATTATG ATTGAAAACTTGGAAATGCTGCTGTTACAAGCACCAAACCAGTCTGTACGGATTGGAGATAGTAGGATACTGAGCCAAATGCTAAGCCAGAAACTGAAACCGACTACAGAGAGCAACCCTCTGGTGAGATGGTCagagaaaatcaaatatttcgTAATTGACAACTGGCAGAGAATATGGATCATGATGCTATGGCTTGCCATCTGTGCCGGCCTATTCACCTACAAATTTATTGAGTACCGGAACAATAAGGACGCCTTTGGCGTGATGCGTTATTGCGTCTGTGTCGCAAAAGGAGGCGCAGAGACTCTCAAATTCAACATGGCTCTTATATTGCTGCCTGTTTGTCGCAACACCATCACTTGGCTTAGGAACAAGACCAAGCTAGGTGTTGTTGTTCCGTTCGATGATAATCTAAACTTCCATAAGGTTATTGCAAGTGGGATTGTGGTCGGGGTGTTGCTCCATGTAGTGTCACATTTAGCGTGTGATTTCCCGCGCTTGCTTGCCGCTGATGAGGAGACCTATGAGCCGATGGTACAGTACTTTGGGGAGCAACCGGAGAGCTACTGGCATTTTGTGAAGGAAGTGGAAGGGTGGACCGGTATTGTGATGGTTGTGCTAATGGTTATAGCTTTTACACTCGCTACGCCTTGGTTCCGTCGTAACAAGCTTAACTTACCTAACTTCCTCAAGAAGCTTACGGGTTTCAATGCCTTTTGGTACTCTCACCATTTGTTCATCATTGTTTATACTCTTCTTATTGTCCATGGTATCAAGCTCTACCTCACAAAGATTTGGTATAAGAAGACG ACATGGATGTATCTGGCTGTACCGATCCTTCTGTATGGGTCGGAGAGGCTGATCCGTGCTTTCAGATCAAGCATCAAACCGGTTAAGATTGTCAAG GTGGCTGTTTACCCCGGGAACGTGTTGTCTTTACACATGACGAAGCCACAAGGATTCAAATACAAAAGTGGACAGTACATGTTCGTGAACTGTAGAGCCGTCTCTCCCTTTGAGTGGCATCCTTTCTCCATCACATCCGCACCAGGAGACGACTACGTGAGCGTGCACATCCGCACGCTTGGTGACTGGACACGTAAACTCAAGACCGTGTTCTCTGAGGTATGCAAACCCCCTACCGCCGGTAAAAGCGGTTTGCTCAGAGCGGACGGAGGAGACTCCATCGCCTTCCCAAAGATCCTCATCGACGGTCCTTACGGTGCTCCAGCACAAGACTACAAGAAATACGACGTGGTACTCCTCGTAGGTCTTGGTATTGGAGCCACGCCTATGATCAGCATTCTGAAGGACATTATCAACAACATGAAGTCTCGTGACCGTGATAGTGACATAGAGAACAATAGTAGTAATGGGAATAGTAAAGGGTTTAGGACGAGGAAAGCTTATTTCTACTGGGTGACTAGAGAGCAAGGATCGTTTGAGTGGTTTAAGGGGATAATGGACGAGGTTTCAGAGCTGGACGATGAAGGGATTATCGAGCTACACAATTATTGCACGAGTGTGTACGAGGAAGGGGATGCTAGGGTTGCTCTTATTGCTATGCTTCAGTCATTGCAACACGCTAAGAACGGAGTTGATGTCGTCTCGGGGACACGGGTCAAGTCACACTTCGCTAAACCTAACTGGAGACAAGTGTACAAGAGGATCGCTGTTCAGCATCCCGACAAAAGAATCG GAGTCTTCTATTGTGGGGCACCAGGACTGACAAAGGACCTAAAGAATCTAGCTTTGGATTTCTCTCGAAAGACGAGCACCAAGTTTGACTTCCACAAAGAGAACTTTTAA